In one window of Pseudoalteromonas espejiana DSM 9414 DNA:
- a CDS encoding TonB-dependent receptor — protein sequence MSLKMDHRHKITTNNSVRTHFALSPAAKLIRASLLAGMAGSLSFNAYAQQEAQEKVTEVEQDVEIISVTGTRRTIQDQIAIKREATTVVDGLSAEDIGDLPALSIGEALESITGAASHRENGGATEITIRGLGPFLSATHINGREATNGSGDRSVNFSQFPSELVKKIAIYKTQDASMIEGGVAGVIALETVSPLDYGKQRVQGEVKLNYNPDESNVENSLQSDTGYRGTFSYVDQFEFDNGQAIGVSFGVQRQDISQPEAEYRSSSPSGSSLWACLNDPTNTNEGFYRSSAGDCEDQVNGSNNQGYQTAIDPETGKAESDGTPYAWTGSSRSYRQNETSDERDAIFFAMQYQPSSEWDINFDAQISDRTQKEARHDLIFLQKRATPGLTGPTLVTNDVGGILHWEGEERIESAGEQFSREENYQGYGINIEHTLTDRLTVNLDLAYSKTEREELQISNRGRTADRNLFSWDMGDEIPHFTLTDFDVTDISNFTDSLRTRLDRENVRENEVKSARIDFNYALEGDVFTSIEGGIRASELSFIQFGGSQGNGSRNEYTIGDDSALEILQGCQIDFPESDFLSSVSDGNLVTNVDSSGNVIESGTGSSWATYDNVCFSQAVAATDSDYTGEFGYPDVEYENAGTIDVTEKTTSVYLMANYDTEMFGKFIRGNFGLRIVDTDVTSVGFRTNYTVDVDETTGAVTLETGDTLERTKSGGGYTKYLPSFNLVVDYSENILFRAGIYRGMSRADPSDLGYDRDFVTDDQSVALSLSDLLTVDGSGNPDTQPLMSWNYDLAFEWYPNEDSILALSLYYKQFQGGFQQQTVIEDYVVGGETVSLPVTNSVTTDDDSEILGLEASFSYRWDNGIGVKFGYNYADTDFEFQDSLYGDTFITDVDGNTTQITDGIIEPGSVPGFSEHVFSSQLYYQIGDFDTAVIYKYRSEYFQPYTSNGTRLRYVDAVGVWEMRASYKINEHFRIKAEAINLFSAPKSQDFFVEDNLGEVNDYGPRLFLGMSFKL from the coding sequence ATGTCGTTAAAAATGGATCACAGACATAAAATTACGACGAACAACTCAGTTCGTACACATTTTGCACTTTCACCTGCTGCTAAGTTAATTAGAGCAAGCTTACTAGCGGGTATGGCAGGTTCACTTTCATTTAATGCTTATGCACAACAAGAGGCACAAGAAAAAGTAACCGAAGTTGAGCAAGACGTAGAAATTATTAGTGTTACCGGTACGCGAAGAACAATTCAAGACCAAATTGCGATTAAACGTGAAGCAACAACCGTTGTGGATGGTTTATCAGCAGAGGACATTGGCGATTTACCTGCTTTATCAATTGGTGAGGCATTAGAGTCTATTACTGGTGCTGCATCTCACCGTGAAAATGGCGGTGCAACAGAAATTACTATTCGTGGTTTAGGGCCATTTTTAAGCGCTACGCACATAAACGGCCGTGAAGCGACCAATGGTAGTGGTGACCGCTCGGTAAACTTTTCACAGTTTCCATCAGAACTTGTAAAAAAGATCGCTATTTACAAAACCCAAGATGCATCAATGATTGAAGGTGGTGTAGCAGGTGTTATTGCACTGGAAACAGTAAGTCCACTTGATTATGGTAAGCAACGAGTACAAGGTGAGGTTAAGCTCAATTATAACCCTGATGAAAGCAACGTAGAAAACTCATTACAAAGCGATACAGGATATCGTGGCACATTTAGTTACGTTGACCAATTTGAGTTTGATAACGGCCAAGCAATTGGTGTGTCGTTTGGTGTACAGCGCCAAGATATTAGCCAGCCAGAAGCTGAATATAGAAGTTCAAGCCCGTCGGGTTCATCATTGTGGGCATGTTTAAATGATCCAACAAATACTAATGAAGGCTTTTACAGAAGCAGTGCTGGCGATTGTGAAGATCAAGTAAATGGTAGCAATAACCAAGGTTATCAAACCGCTATTGATCCAGAAACCGGCAAAGCAGAAAGTGATGGTACGCCTTATGCCTGGACGGGTAGTAGCCGCAGCTATCGTCAAAACGAAACTTCAGATGAGCGTGATGCCATCTTTTTTGCAATGCAATACCAGCCTTCGTCTGAGTGGGATATTAACTTTGATGCACAAATATCTGACCGTACTCAAAAAGAAGCACGACATGATTTAATTTTTTTACAAAAGCGCGCAACGCCTGGCTTAACAGGGCCAACGCTTGTAACTAACGATGTAGGTGGAATTTTACATTGGGAAGGTGAAGAGCGTATTGAATCTGCCGGTGAGCAGTTTTCGCGTGAAGAAAACTACCAAGGCTACGGTATTAATATAGAGCACACATTAACCGACCGCCTCACGGTAAATCTTGACTTAGCGTACTCAAAAACAGAGCGTGAAGAGCTGCAAATTTCTAACCGTGGTAGAACCGCAGACAGAAATTTATTTAGCTGGGATATGGGCGATGAAATTCCTCATTTTACCCTAACCGATTTTGACGTAACAGATATCTCTAACTTTACCGATAGCTTACGTACCCGTTTAGACCGTGAAAATGTACGCGAGAACGAAGTTAAATCGGCGCGTATAGATTTTAACTACGCACTAGAAGGTGATGTGTTTACCAGTATTGAAGGGGGCATAAGAGCGTCAGAATTAAGCTTTATTCAATTTGGTGGTAGCCAAGGTAATGGGTCTCGTAATGAGTACACAATTGGCGACGATTCTGCGTTAGAAATATTACAGGGCTGTCAAATTGACTTTCCAGAATCTGACTTCTTATCTAGCGTATCAGATGGCAACTTAGTTACAAACGTAGATAGTAGCGGTAATGTTATTGAAAGCGGCACGGGTTCTTCGTGGGCAACCTACGATAACGTGTGTTTTTCTCAAGCTGTAGCGGCAACTGATTCTGATTACACGGGCGAATTTGGCTATCCCGATGTTGAGTACGAAAATGCGGGTACCATTGATGTAACTGAAAAAACCACTTCAGTATACCTAATGGCTAACTACGACACTGAAATGTTTGGTAAGTTTATACGTGGTAACTTTGGCCTACGTATTGTAGATACAGATGTAACCTCTGTTGGTTTTAGAACTAACTACACGGTAGATGTTGATGAAACAACTGGCGCAGTGACACTAGAAACCGGCGACACACTTGAAAGAACTAAAAGCGGTGGTGGCTATACAAAATACTTACCAAGCTTTAATTTAGTTGTTGATTATAGTGAAAATATTTTATTCAGAGCGGGTATTTATCGCGGTATGTCGCGTGCCGACCCATCGGATTTAGGGTATGACCGCGACTTTGTGACGGACGATCAATCTGTAGCATTATCGCTTTCAGACTTATTAACAGTAGATGGCTCAGGTAACCCTGATACGCAACCGTTAATGTCTTGGAACTACGATTTAGCTTTTGAATGGTACCCTAACGAAGATTCAATTTTAGCGTTAAGTCTTTACTACAAACAGTTCCAAGGTGGCTTTCAGCAACAAACAGTTATTGAAGATTACGTTGTAGGTGGCGAAACCGTATCACTGCCAGTAACTAATTCAGTAACAACTGATGACGATAGCGAAATTTTAGGTCTAGAGGCGTCGTTCTCATACCGTTGGGATAACGGTATCGGTGTGAAGTTTGGTTATAACTATGCTGACACCGACTTTGAGTTCCAAGATAGTTTGTACGGCGATACGTTCATTACCGACGTAGATGGTAACACTACGCAAATTACAGATGGTATTATTGAGCCAGGCTCGGTACCAGGGTTCTCTGAACATGTATTTAGTAGCCAGTTATATTACCAAATAGGCGATTTTGATACTGCAGTTATATACAAATACCGTAGTGAGTATTTCCAACCATATACAAGCAATGGTACGCGCTTACGTTATGTTGACGCAGTGGGTGTGTGGGAAATGCGCGCATCATACAAAATCAACGAGCACTTTAGAATTAAAGCTGAAGCAATTAACCTATTTAGCGCACCTAAATCACAAGACTTCTTTGTTGAAGACAATTTAGGTGAAGTAAATGATTACGGCCCACGCTTATTCTTAGGTATGAGCTTTAAGTTGTAA
- a CDS encoding poly(beta-D-mannuronate) lyase, protein MKLKHFALCAVAAAIIGCDTDSNNNNNTLGSVALSGTALTGETLSTSVNDDDGISGTINYYWYADGQVISGANGSTFTLTDEQIGLAITAQALYTDDSGVNESHLSDPTANVAAIPFASSVAITGDALIGATLTANVSDDNGFDEALVTYKWFADDVEIADEALAIYTVTEEQLGKVITVNATFEDSRGFSESATSQATNPVERVNTQGAVVIVGTPTVGNTLEAEITDEDGATGTITYQWFADAEAITNATQSTYVVEESLLGQVITVQVTYTDDNGFAEDNLSEATITVSAEAVDEAGSITISGATPYLVTTELTAEISDNNGVDEANVTYTWLADGVAIADTNSKTFTPTDQAGATMSVTASYTDNDGFSSTITGEAQSVVYSQLVSEPSALISAVNNGASGEVIGLNTGVYANLDAIMITTPLTLKAVEGQSPVISGELCIHVADGVDGAGIEGLTFKNIDTKASEFCETEEDAVIYSEGDNFTFTHNTIDGEDETPNNATYHWLMLKGDAALVERNTFANRDKAENGSVIKMSSSSTNHVVQYNLFTGTSSNPNFGNSSLHLINAGSTTGTGSADDANFAIQYNRVENFVTGRRLMRVQTSGATIKGNTILNPNGGISLEDGGFNTVSDNIIIRTTNIDSSSDRPAGVLVTPLGHTVSNNYIAGIRSGNKEAGGIVFTANPFSQADGGVPNGGNQAVLDGAGDFTLNVTNNTVLNSQQPFVFSTEIGRKAPVGDCDELTADNAPVLYGLTKNAFVINFNGNLNANGVGDQTDEDTIESSALTLGYFFPNSLSSAHSFEYDCDLIKHSESLFSNSFGFSDSYESGDASDLWVDIRNLNGNGEYDTDGAIDQNPEANGKEVPEFITATSTLLETDSNGAQALAGAKNLYYIQSTDVGAGSTWVAQDE, encoded by the coding sequence ATGAAATTGAAACATTTTGCATTATGTGCTGTTGCAGCGGCAATTATAGGTTGCGACACGGATTCAAATAATAATAACAATACATTGGGCTCTGTTGCTCTATCAGGTACAGCTTTAACGGGCGAAACATTATCTACAAGCGTAAATGACGACGATGGCATATCTGGCACTATTAACTATTACTGGTACGCAGACGGACAAGTAATTAGCGGTGCAAATGGCTCTACCTTTACATTAACTGATGAACAAATTGGTTTAGCGATTACTGCGCAAGCTCTATACACAGATGATAGTGGAGTAAACGAATCTCACCTCAGTGACCCAACAGCAAATGTAGCGGCTATTCCATTTGCATCGAGTGTTGCAATAACAGGTGATGCACTAATTGGTGCTACGCTTACTGCAAATGTTAGCGATGATAATGGGTTTGACGAAGCACTTGTAACGTATAAATGGTTCGCAGATGATGTAGAAATTGCTGATGAAGCATTAGCAATATACACCGTTACAGAAGAGCAATTAGGTAAAGTTATAACTGTAAATGCCACCTTTGAAGATAGCAGAGGTTTTTCAGAGTCAGCCACATCACAAGCAACAAACCCTGTAGAGCGTGTTAACACTCAAGGAGCTGTGGTTATTGTAGGCACACCTACTGTAGGAAACACCTTAGAAGCTGAAATAACAGATGAAGACGGTGCAACCGGCACAATTACTTATCAGTGGTTTGCTGATGCTGAAGCTATAACAAACGCAACACAAAGCACATATGTGGTAGAGGAGTCGTTACTAGGGCAGGTAATTACGGTTCAAGTAACTTATACCGATGATAACGGATTTGCAGAAGATAATTTATCTGAGGCAACAATTACGGTATCTGCAGAGGCAGTAGATGAAGCTGGAAGTATTACTATTTCAGGGGCAACGCCTTATTTAGTTACAACGGAATTAACTGCAGAGATTAGTGATAACAATGGTGTAGATGAAGCCAATGTTACTTATACATGGCTTGCTGATGGCGTAGCGATAGCAGATACAAACAGTAAAACGTTTACCCCAACAGATCAAGCTGGTGCCACTATGTCTGTAACGGCAAGTTATACAGATAACGATGGTTTTTCGAGCACAATTACAGGCGAAGCGCAGAGCGTTGTGTATTCACAATTAGTGAGCGAACCAAGCGCGCTAATTAGTGCTGTAAATAATGGCGCTAGCGGTGAAGTTATTGGCTTAAATACAGGTGTTTACGCAAACCTCGATGCCATAATGATCACAACCCCATTAACACTTAAAGCTGTAGAAGGTCAGAGCCCGGTTATTAGTGGCGAGCTTTGTATTCATGTAGCAGATGGAGTCGATGGCGCAGGTATTGAAGGGCTTACCTTTAAAAATATTGATACTAAAGCGAGCGAATTTTGTGAGACTGAAGAAGACGCTGTGATCTATTCAGAAGGCGATAACTTCACGTTTACACACAATACTATTGATGGCGAAGATGAAACCCCAAATAACGCTACTTATCATTGGCTAATGCTCAAAGGTGATGCAGCGCTGGTTGAGAGAAATACATTTGCAAACCGTGATAAAGCAGAAAATGGCTCAGTGATCAAAATGTCTTCATCGAGTACTAACCACGTTGTGCAATATAATCTTTTCACAGGCACGAGCAGCAATCCTAATTTTGGTAACTCTAGCCTGCACCTAATTAATGCGGGCAGTACTACAGGCACAGGTTCTGCTGATGATGCAAACTTTGCTATTCAATACAACCGAGTAGAAAATTTCGTAACAGGGCGTCGCTTAATGCGCGTTCAAACCTCGGGCGCGACTATTAAAGGTAATACTATTTTAAATCCTAATGGCGGTATTTCGCTTGAAGATGGCGGGTTTAATACGGTATCAGACAACATTATTATTCGCACGACTAACATTGATAGTTCAAGTGACAGACCAGCAGGCGTATTAGTTACACCTTTAGGCCACACTGTAAGCAATAACTATATAGCCGGTATTCGCTCAGGCAATAAAGAAGCAGGCGGCATTGTCTTTACAGCTAACCCATTTTCGCAAGCTGATGGCGGGGTGCCAAATGGAGGTAACCAAGCTGTGCTTGATGGCGCGGGCGATTTCACACTTAATGTAACCAATAATACCGTGCTTAACTCACAACAACCGTTTGTATTTAGTACAGAAATAGGCCGTAAGGCACCTGTTGGTGATTGTGATGAGCTTACCGCTGATAACGCGCCTGTATTGTATGGGTTAACTAAAAATGCGTTTGTTATTAATTTTAATGGTAACTTAAATGCGAATGGTGTGGGCGATCAAACTGACGAAGACACCATAGAAAGCAGTGCGCTTACGCTAGGTTATTTCTTCCCTAATTCATTATCAAGCGCTCACTCTTTTGAATACGATTGCGACCTAATTAAGCACTCAGAATCGCTATTCTCAAATAGCTTTGGCTTTAGTGATAGCTATGAATCGGGCGATGCGAGCGATTTATGGGTTGATATAAGAAACTTAAATGGCAACGGTGAATACGACACCGACGGCGCTATTGATCAAAACCCTGAAGCCAATGGTAAAGAAGTACCTGAGTTTATTACTGCAACAAGCACACTGCTTGAAACAGACTCAAACGGTGCTCAAGCTTTAGCGGGTGCTAAAAATCTTTATTACATCCAAAGCACAGATGTAGGTGCAGGCTCTACTTGGGTAGCGCAAGATGAGTAA
- a CDS encoding class 1 fructose-bisphosphatase, translating to MKRLNKVLKEDGVETDLIMLIRTILATTKEIAFRVSQGELAGVLGSTLNENIQGEVQKKLDVIANQLLKDTLIDDDLVKTVASEEEDNAVGAHPEGKYIVAFDPLDGSSNIDVNGQIGTIFTIYPAKVDVPYDSDEQFNQPGTNQVCAGYVLYGPSSLLVMSTGGPTRCYTHDLTHGGFLLTKPELLVPSKSREFSVNMANYRYWDESTQVYFDKLLYTSEEFDKSSIRYNAAMVGDVHRILCRGGVFMYPQDTRAGNENGKIRLLYEANPLAMLTENAGGIATSKGRRILDIQPDDLHQRVPVILGSSEPVNYFDSIVY from the coding sequence ATGAAAAGATTAAATAAAGTATTAAAAGAAGATGGGGTAGAAACTGACCTGATCATGCTTATTCGTACAATATTGGCGACCACAAAAGAAATTGCTTTTAGAGTTAGCCAAGGAGAGCTTGCGGGTGTATTAGGCTCTACGCTTAATGAAAACATTCAAGGCGAAGTACAAAAAAAATTGGACGTAATTGCTAACCAATTATTAAAAGATACCCTCATAGATGATGATTTAGTAAAAACAGTCGCATCAGAGGAAGAAGATAATGCTGTAGGTGCACACCCCGAGGGTAAATACATTGTTGCCTTTGACCCGCTTGATGGGTCATCTAACATTGATGTAAATGGCCAAATAGGGACTATTTTTACAATTTACCCCGCTAAAGTTGATGTGCCTTACGATAGCGACGAGCAATTTAATCAACCAGGTACCAACCAAGTTTGCGCTGGGTATGTATTGTATGGTCCTTCTTCATTATTGGTAATGAGCACGGGTGGGCCAACGCGTTGTTATACTCATGATTTAACCCATGGTGGTTTTTTACTTACTAAGCCTGAGCTGCTTGTACCGAGTAAAAGTCGTGAATTCTCGGTTAATATGGCTAATTACCGCTATTGGGATGAATCAACCCAAGTGTATTTTGACAAGCTACTGTATACCTCTGAAGAGTTTGATAAAAGCTCAATTAGATATAATGCAGCAATGGTTGGCGATGTGCATAGAATACTGTGTCGAGGCGGTGTATTTATGTATCCGCAAGATACACGAGCAGGCAATGAAAACGGTAAAATACGGTTACTGTACGAAGCTAACCCATTGGCAATGCTAACTGAGAACGCAGGCGGAATAGCCACTTCTAAAGGAAGGCGTATCTTAGACATTCAGCCAGATGATCTTCATCAGCGAGTACCGGTTATTTTAGGCTCAAGTGAACCGGTTAACTACTTTGATTCTATTGTTTACTAA